A stretch of DNA from Curtobacterium sp. MCBD17_035:
GCCTCCGCCGGGGTCAGCGCGCCGGGGTGGACGGGTCGCGGGACCGCCAGGAACACGACCGCCGTGATGCCCGCGAGCGCCCCGAGCACCGTCCAGACCGTTCGACGGACCAGACCGGCGACCAGGCGTCGGTCGCGTCGGTCGGCGAGCACACGCACGTTCACGTTGAGGTGACCGGTCTCGAGGGCTTCCCCGATGCGGTCGACGCGGCGGGGCAGGCGCCGGAGTCCGGGCAGCACCGCGAGTGCCTCACGGACGAGGAGGTCCCGGACCCCGGCGGGGGTCGCCTGGTCCCGGATCTGGTCGCGGGCGAGCGTCCGGGCCTCCTCGAGCAGGTCGAACGCGGGCGTGACGGTGCGCAGCGTGCCCTCGAGGATCGCGAACGCCCGGGCGGCCGCGACGAACTCCGCGGGGACCGCCATGCCGTAGCGGCCGAAGACCTCGACGGCGGCGTCGACCGTGTCGATCCCGATGCGTGCTCCGGGTCCGAGCTCGTCGACGACGAACGTCGCGATGTCCCGTCGGAACGCCGGTTCGTCCACGGGGTCGGCGAGCGGGGCGAGCCGGAGCACCCCGTCGGCGATGCCGCGCGTGTCGGACTGCAGGTAGGCGACGAGCAGTTCCTGGACGGTCTCGCGCAGGGTGAGGTCGAGCCTCCCGACCGATCCGAAGTCGACGAGCGCCGGCCGCCCGTCGGGCATGACGAGGATGTTGCCGGGGTGCAGGTCCGCGTGGAAGACCCCGTCGACGACCACCTGCCGGATGAAGGCGCGGACCACGGTCCGCATCAGTGGTTCCAGCGACGCGGTGTCGGCCCCGTCCGCGCGGGCCGTCGCGAGCGTACGACCGTCGAGGAACTCCATGACGAGCACGCGGCGGGAGCTCAGCTCGTCGACGAGCTCGGGCAGGTGGAGTTCCGCGGCACGACGACTGCGCGCCTGCGTCGCGCGGAGTGCGGCGAGGTTCGTCGCCTCGCGGCCGAAGTCGACCTGCCGCACGAGGTCCGTCGCGTACTGGGCCGCGGCGTCCTCGACCCCGAGCCGACGTGCCTGCGCGGAGGTGCGCGCGAGGAACCGGGTGACCCGCAGCGCGATGTCGACGTCGCGGCGGATCACGACCGCGACGCCGGGTCGCTGCACCTTGACCGCGACCGTCCGGCCGTCCCGGAGGCGGGCACGGTGGACCTGCGCGATCGACGCGGCCGCGACCGGGACGGGATCGAACGCGGCGAACACCTCGTCGACGGGCGCACCGAGCTCCTCACGGAGGAGGGCCGCGACCGCGTCGGCCGGCGCGGGGGTGACGTCCTCCTGGAGATCGGCGAGGGCGGCGCGCCACTCGTCCGGCAGCAGGTCGTCACGCGTCGAGAGCAGCTGACCGATCTTGACGAACGCGCCGCCGGCCTCCTCGAGTGCGCGCCGCAACCCGGTCGCCTGCTCGACCCGGAGACCGGCCGTTCCCGGGGACCGCGAGAAGTCGAGGCGGCCGAACGGCAGCAGCCCGTTGCGCCGAGCGATGCCGAGCAGCTCCGCGAACCGGCGAGCACGGTCGCGGAGCGTCCCCGTCGTGGTGTCGTCGCCGCGGGCGAGGTCGGCCAGGCGCGGCAGGGTCGCTCGTCGGTCCGTCACGACCTGATCCTGGACCGCGACCCTGAGCACGGACGACACGGGGCACGGACGACCCTGAGCACGGACGACACGGGGCACGGACGACACGGGGCACGGACGACACGGGGCACGGACGACACGGCGCTCCGGCGACACGGCGCACCGGCGACACGACGCAACGGCGACACGACGCACCGGCGACACGACGCCCGCACCGGGACTACCGTCTGCGGCACCGCGCCCGAATCGTTCCGGCGCGGGGAGAGGAACGACGTGTTCGAGGCCGAGAACATCCGCGACTGGATCGGGCAGCCGGTCGTCGACGCCGGCGACGACCGGATCGGCAGCCTGGAGAGCATCTACTTCGACACCGCGACGTCGCAGCCGGCGTTCGCGAGCGTCCAGATCGGTCTGATCGGCCGGCAGCGACTCGTGTTCGTGCCCCTCGACGGCGCCACCGTGTCGCCCAAGCACCTCAAGGTGACCTACGACAAGAAGCTCGTCAAGGACGCGCCGTCCATCGACACCGACGGCGAGCTCGAGGCGTCGGTCGAACCGACGCTGTACCAGCACTACGGCCTCGCGTACCAGGCCGGTGCGGGCGGCGAACGGCGACTCGGGCGCCGCTGACCCCGACGACCGTCGAGCGGGCCCTGGACGTCCCCCCACATCGGCACGTCCATCCGGCCGCTCGACGGCCGTCGCACGGCCGGAGCCGCGCCTGTGCCCGAAGTCTCCCACAGGACGCGCGTCCTGGGAAATCGACGGGAACCAGGCCGGGGCGGCGTCCCTCATCGCTCCTGCCACTACGGTGGTCTGCCATGGGCATGCGTGAGGACCAACGCCGACGCACGAGGGACGCCATCCTCGAGGCCGCAGCCCTGGAATTCGGGGAACGCGGGTACCAGGCGACGACCTACGCCTCCGTAGCGGCCAGGGCGCAGGTGGCGAAGAGCCTCGTCAGCTACCACTTTGCGTCGAAGACCGACATGGTCCAGGCGATCATGGACGTGTCCTTCACGCAGGAGGGCGTGTTCGCCGCGCTGCCGGCCGCCGATCGTCCCCCGTTCGACGAACTCGCCCTGTCGACCGTCTTCGTCGCGATGCAGGAGCAGTCGGACCCCATCGGTCGGGCCGTCGTGCGGCTCGAGCGCGAGGCCGAACTCATCGACATCGACCTGCCGGTGCCGTACGTCGGGTGGATCCAGTTGTGCGCCACCACGCTGCAGCGCGCGGTCGACATCGGGGACGCCCCGCCCGAGGTCGACATCCCGTTCGAGGCGCACCTGATGGTCGCCGGGTTCGTCGGCCTCCACGAGCTCGCTGAGTCGCTCGGCGAGTACGAGGGCTTCGTCGCACGGGCCGTGTCGAACGCGCTCGACCGCTACGCGACGCTCGGTGCCACGCCCGCGGCCCTCGCGTCCGCCACCGAACGCGCGATCGAGGCGATGGAGGAGGCCGGGTGCGACGACGTCGACCGCATCCGTCGTCGGCTGCGGCGACTCGTCGGCTGACCGCCGCGCACGATCCTCACGCGGGCCGGGAGGCGTAGCATCGGTCGCCCCGCCGCCCCCGTCCCCGCTTGGTGAGGTCCCCATCCTGCTCTGCCGTCCCCTGGCCGTGATCGCCGCATCCGCCGTCCTGTCCGTCGTCGTCATCGGCACCGCCGACCCCGGTGCGGGACCGGCGGCGTCGGCGGCCACCGTGGTGCCCGCCTCCACCGCGCACCACGGTGCGCGCGCCGGGCGCGACGGTCTGCCCCCGCGCGGAGCGGAGTACGTCGCGCTCGGCGACTCCTACGCCGCCGGCTACGGCCTGCCACATGCGACGGGGGACCCGGTCCCGGCCTGCGGCCAGTCATCCGAGGACTACCCGCACCGCATCGCGGCCAGCCTGGACCTCCGGCTCGTGGACGTGACGTGCGCGGGGGCCACGAGCGCCGACGTCGTCTCGCGACGCCAGAACGGTGCCGCACCGCAGGTCGACGCGCTGAGCGACCGGACGCGGCTCGTCACGCTGTCCATCGGCGGCAACGACGCGGGGCTGTTCGCGACGGCGTCCTCGTGCGTCGCCCTGTCCCGACGCGGGCCCGTGCTGTCGGGGGCGGACGTGCCGAACTGTCGCAGCCGCCTGGTCACCGACGGGACCGACGCGCTCGCGGCGGCCGTCGAGGGTCCCGTCACCCGTGGCATCCGGTCGGCGGTGCGTGCGGTGCGGACGGCCGCGCCGCACGCCCGACTCGTCGTCGTCGGGTACCCCACGATCTTCCCGGACGCCGCCCACACACCCGCGGCGGGTTGCTTCCGCGCCGCGCTCGACGCCGCGAGCCTGACCGGGTCGTTCCCGCGCGATGCGTTCCCGTTCACGGACACGGACGTCCGCTACCTCCACGGCGTGCAGCAGCGGCTCGACCGGACGACGCGGGCCGTCGTGCACCAGGCCGGTGGGACCTACGTCTCGATGCTCTCCGCGACGGCCGCCCACTCACCGTGCTCGAGGACCCGGCCGTTCGTCCGGGGGATCACCCTGTCCGCGTCGTCCGGCCTCCGGGACGTCGACCTCGTACCCGGGGCGCTGCATCCGAACGCAGCGGGTGCCGGAGCGATGGCCACGGATGCCGGACGCCGCATCCGCGCCGTGTACGCGGAGGCCGCGGCACGGGCCCGGGAGGCACGGGCCAGCGCGTCCGCGCAGGCGCGGGCGTCCGCGTCGGCAGCGGCTCGTGCGGCCGCCGCTCGGTCCTCCGCCGACGCGGGCCGGCTGGCGATCGGCGCGGGGGTGGTCGTCCTCGGCGCTGTCGTGGTCGTCTGGGCGTTCGTGCGTCGTCGACGTCGTCCCGACGGGTCGTGACGGCCGTGGTGACGAGCGCGGGCATCGTGCTGTACCGACCGGCCGCGGCACCGGTCCCTCGTGGTGCCGCCGACCCGGAGATCGACACCGAGGTCTTCGTCGCGCACATGGGCGGCCCGTTCTGGCGGCGGCGACCACGGGCCTGGTCGTTCCCGAAGGGCGAGTACCTCGACGAGACACCGCTCGACGCCGCGCGGCGCGAGTTCCACGAGGAGATCGGCGTCCCCGCACCGGACGTGCCGTACGTCGAACTCGGCACGTTCCGCCAGGCCTCGGGCAAGCGCGTCACGCTGTTCGCGGGCGCGTCGGACCTCGTCGTGGAGACGGTCCGGAGCACGACCTTCCTCGTCGAGCTCCCGCGGGGGTCGGGCCGGATGGTGTCGTTCCCCGAGGTGGACGACGCCCGGTGGACGAGCGTCGCCGTGGCACGGACGGACCTCGTGGCGGGTCAGGTGCCCGCGCTCGACGCCCTGCTCACCCTGCTCCGTCGCGAGGAGGCGTAGCGCCGACGAGAGGGGCGGCGAGAGAGGCGTCGCGCCCACGAGAGGGGCATCGCACCCGAGAGAGGCGTTCCGCCCACGAGAGAGGCGGCGGGCTCAGGACGAGGGCCGCACACGACCGGACACGACCCCGCCCCGGACATGCACGGTGAGGGTGCCGCTCTCGCTCTGCGTCACGAGGGTGACGGACCCGGTGAGGGCGTCGGCACGGGGGAAGCACGACGTGCTCGCCGTCCGACCGTCCGCCGTCGCGAGCAGGCAGACGACCGACGCGTTCGTCCCGACCGCCGCGTACACGTCCCACGGCGTCTGGGCGTCGTCCGCGGACAGGGAGCGGTTCGTGAACACCAGGCGTGTGGAGTGCAGCCGCACGGGGGCCGAGACCGCTCCCGGGATCTGGTCGGCGAACGTCTGCGGCGCCGAGAGCAGCGCCGCGAGGGTGCGTTCCCCGTCGTTCGTGGCGGCCACGACCGACGGTCGTGACCGCTGTTGGTCGATCGTCGTCCCGACCAGTGCACCGACTCCGAACGACGCGAGTGCGGTGCCGACGATCGCGACGAGGCCGACACGGCGGAGCCGGACCGGAAGGCGGCCCCACGCTCCTCGCCTCGGCGCGCGACCGGAGCCGGAGCCGCTGGACCACCCGTCGTCGAGCGCGGTCACCGGTGCGACGTCGCTCGCCCGCGCCGAGGTCGGGTCGGGAGGTGCGGGGGCAGCGGGGCCCGCGCCCGACGGGACCCGGTCGGCAGCCATCGGCATCGAGTCGGTCCGGTCGGCGCCGGTCGGTCGAGCATCGCGCGTCCCGGTGACGACCGGCCGGCCAGGCGCGAGGGCATCGAGCGCCCGGCGAGCGGCCTGCGCCTCGGCGGGCGTGGCGTCCGGCCCGTACGCGATCGCCTGCAACGCCGCGCGCCGCCGGCCCGGGTCCGGGCCGGCGCCGCCGACCCGGTCATCGAGTGCCGACATGTCCTCCGCCGTTCGTCCCACCCATCCTGCTCCGTGGAGCGGCCCGCGGAGCGGCCGGGGTCAGTCCTCGGCCTCGGTGGCCTCCAGGTCGGCGGTCCGGGCATCGTCGTCCGTGAGCGCGTCGTCCGCGGGCGCCGCGTCGCTGTCGAAGGACAGGTCGCGCTCCAGCCGTTCCGCGGTGACCGGCTCCCCGTCGACGATCGGCGGTTCCCACTCGCGGTCGCTGCCGCTCGTTCCGTCGTTGCTCATGACGCCTCCTCGTCCGCGTGGCCGGGGCGCCCACGCTGAGCGCCCCTCGCGCCGACGCTAGGCGCGGCCCGCGACCTCCGTTCCCAGGGACGTCGTCGTCGCCGTCGGCCTAGGCTCGGCGACATGACGGAACCAGGGCACGACCAGCGCGACCCGGCTGCGGCTGCGGAGGCGGCAGCGGCGAGCACCTCCGACAGCGTGCTGCAGGGCGACCTCACCCGGCCGATGAGCGAGGACACCCAGTCGGGTGCGGCGGACTACGTGGCCACGAACACGGGCGGTGTCTCCGCCGAGCGCCGCAACCCGCTGCCGGACGAGGAGCAGGGACGAGGCACGGAGTACGACCCGGTGGACCAGGGCCCGCAGCAGGAGGGTCAGGGCGGCTGATCCCGTTCCGCGGGAGCGACGGCTGCCCGCGCGCCGCGGACCACGTTCAGCGGACTCCAGGCAAGATCACGGCATGACCGCTGCCTCCCCGCGCA
This window harbors:
- a CDS encoding AarF/UbiB family protein — protein: MTDRRATLPRLADLARGDDTTTGTLRDRARRFAELLGIARRNGLLPFGRLDFSRSPGTAGLRVEQATGLRRALEEAGGAFVKIGQLLSTRDDLLPDEWRAALADLQEDVTPAPADAVAALLREELGAPVDEVFAAFDPVPVAAASIAQVHRARLRDGRTVAVKVQRPGVAVVIRRDVDIALRVTRFLARTSAQARRLGVEDAAAQYATDLVRQVDFGREATNLAALRATQARSRRAAELHLPELVDELSSRRVLVMEFLDGRTLATARADGADTASLEPLMRTVVRAFIRQVVVDGVFHADLHPGNILVMPDGRPALVDFGSVGRLDLTLRETVQELLVAYLQSDTRGIADGVLRLAPLADPVDEPAFRRDIATFVVDELGPGARIGIDTVDAAVEVFGRYGMAVPAEFVAAARAFAILEGTLRTVTPAFDLLEEARTLARDQIRDQATPAGVRDLLVREALAVLPGLRRLPRRVDRIGEALETGHLNVNVRVLADRRDRRLVAGLVRRTVWTVLGALAGITAVVFLAVPRPVHPGALTPAEAGWVLVVVAVVSLGATAIDAALARRRE
- a CDS encoding PRC-barrel domain-containing protein, which produces MFEAENIRDWIGQPVVDAGDDRIGSLESIYFDTATSQPAFASVQIGLIGRQRLVFVPLDGATVSPKHLKVTYDKKLVKDAPSIDTDGELEASVEPTLYQHYGLAYQAGAGGERRLGRR
- a CDS encoding TetR/AcrR family transcriptional regulator, encoding MGMREDQRRRTRDAILEAAALEFGERGYQATTYASVAARAQVAKSLVSYHFASKTDMVQAIMDVSFTQEGVFAALPAADRPPFDELALSTVFVAMQEQSDPIGRAVVRLEREAELIDIDLPVPYVGWIQLCATTLQRAVDIGDAPPEVDIPFEAHLMVAGFVGLHELAESLGEYEGFVARAVSNALDRYATLGATPAALASATERAIEAMEEAGCDDVDRIRRRLRRLVG
- a CDS encoding SGNH/GDSL hydrolase family protein, whose protein sequence is MIAASAVLSVVVIGTADPGAGPAASAATVVPASTAHHGARAGRDGLPPRGAEYVALGDSYAAGYGLPHATGDPVPACGQSSEDYPHRIAASLDLRLVDVTCAGATSADVVSRRQNGAAPQVDALSDRTRLVTLSIGGNDAGLFATASSCVALSRRGPVLSGADVPNCRSRLVTDGTDALAAAVEGPVTRGIRSAVRAVRTAAPHARLVVVGYPTIFPDAAHTPAAGCFRAALDAASLTGSFPRDAFPFTDTDVRYLHGVQQRLDRTTRAVVHQAGGTYVSMLSATAAHSPCSRTRPFVRGITLSASSGLRDVDLVPGALHPNAAGAGAMATDAGRRIRAVYAEAAARAREARASASAQARASASAAARAAAARSSADAGRLAIGAGVVVLGAVVVVWAFVRRRRRPDGS
- a CDS encoding NUDIX domain-containing protein is translated as MTAVVTSAGIVLYRPAAAPVPRGAADPEIDTEVFVAHMGGPFWRRRPRAWSFPKGEYLDETPLDAARREFHEEIGVPAPDVPYVELGTFRQASGKRVTLFAGASDLVVETVRSTTFLVELPRGSGRMVSFPEVDDARWTSVAVARTDLVAGQVPALDALLTLLRREEA